One Octopus sinensis linkage group LG11, ASM634580v1, whole genome shotgun sequence genomic window carries:
- the LOC118765254 gene encoding uncharacterized protein LOC118765254, translated as MKGHSFSEPNENEEKDYRVTSNKTDNSSEDDDGQPAAFRRNTKVYYLPEKSDYKAQFFCLNSNFTPDLKCITPTKEIKLDSTKFLFKGLKTYTYPRAKETKTATKQTEKKNKGKQKPFLTASTLLQYFPKTSTEAILLPSLNRKLLILNKNT; from the exons ATGAAAGGACATTCATTCTCCGAACCCAACGAGAACGAAGAGAAGGATTACAGAGTGACATCAAACAAAACTGACAACTCATCAGAAGATGACGATGGCCAACCTGCTGCATTTAGACGCAATACAAAAGTGTATTATTTGCCAGAGAAATCAGATTATAAGGCTCAGTTCTTCTGTcttaattcaaattttacaccTGATCTAAAATGCATCACtccaacaaaagaaattaaacttGACTCGACAAAGTTTTTGTTTAAAG GTTTGAAAACTTACACTTACCCACgtgcaaaagaaacaaaaacagcaacaaaacagacagaaaaaaagaacaaaggaaaGCAGAAACCATTCTTAACTGCTTCTACCCTTTTGCAATATTTTCCAAAGACGTCCACGGAAGCAATATTACTGCCATCACTTAACCGAAAACTATTAATTCTAAACAAAAATAcctaa